The Paeniglutamicibacter cryotolerans genome window below encodes:
- a CDS encoding transposase codes for MTLTTRAATRESGYRLVTTILDPRQAPAEALVRLYHRRWKIETAYCELESQILGGRVLRGRHPGAVAQETWALLVCYQVLRTAISDVTLQDSLADPHRLSFSIALRTARDQVIHAQGILAGATVDWVGHIGAAVLAEPLPAKRRRTRVRVG; via the coding sequence TTGACACTCACCACCCGGGCCGCGACCCGGGAGAGCGGCTACCGTTTGGTCACCACGATCCTTGACCCACGCCAGGCCCCGGCCGAGGCGCTGGTGCGGCTCTACCACCGGCGGTGGAAGATTGAAACTGCGTATTGCGAACTGGAATCACAGATCCTGGGCGGGCGGGTGCTGCGCGGGCGGCACCCCGGAGCCGTTGCCCAGGAAACGTGGGCGTTGCTGGTTTGCTACCAGGTGCTGCGCACCGCAATCAGTGATGTGACACTGCAGGATTCCTTGGCTGATCCCCACCGCTTGTCTTTCAGCATCGCCTTGAGAACCGCTCGTGACCAGGTCATCCATGCCCAAGGAATCCTGGCCGGGGCCACCGTTGACTGGGTGGGGCACATCGGGGCAGCGGTCCTGGCTGAACCACTGCCCGCGAAGCGAAGACGCACGCGGGTGCGGGTGGGTTAA
- a CDS encoding CsbD family protein codes for MGLGDKMGNKAQEAAGKVKEKAGQASDNEKLQADGAKDQASAKAKQAGEHLKDAAKDVTGQ; via the coding sequence ATGGGTCTCGGAGACAAGATGGGCAACAAAGCGCAGGAAGCCGCTGGCAAAGTGAAGGAAAAGGCCGGCCAGGCGAGCGACAACGAGAAGCTGCAGGCCGATGGTGCCAAGGATCAGGCTTCGGCCAAGGCCAAGCAGGCAGGCGAACATCTAAAGGACGCGGCCAAGGACGTCACCGGGCAGTAA
- a CDS encoding phage holin family protein, whose amino-acid sequence MTEYQGTRDPDPGPSTAEARAANSSLGELFGDLTRNVSTLMRQELELAKAELKETASSAGKGAGMYAGAGLAAHFVLLFLSLGSMFGLALWVGYGWAAVIVAVIWAVIGAVLALVARREMHSVKGLPQTADTLKKIPPTFKPNEETP is encoded by the coding sequence ATGACCGAATATCAAGGCACCAGGGACCCAGATCCCGGCCCATCAACGGCAGAAGCGCGAGCGGCCAACAGCAGCTTGGGCGAGCTTTTCGGGGACCTGACCCGAAATGTCTCGACCCTGATGCGTCAGGAACTGGAACTGGCCAAGGCCGAACTCAAAGAGACGGCGTCCTCGGCCGGTAAAGGGGCGGGCATGTATGCCGGCGCTGGGCTGGCCGCACACTTTGTCTTGCTTTTCCTTTCGCTTGGCTCCATGTTCGGGTTGGCTCTGTGGGTCGGCTACGGATGGGCTGCGGTCATCGTTGCCGTGATTTGGGCGGTAATCGGGGCCGTGCTGGCACTGGTGGCCCGGCGCGAAATGCATTCGGTCAAGGGCCTACCCCAAACTGCGGACACCCTGAAGAAAATTCCACCCACGTTCAAGCCAAATGAGGAAACGCCATGA
- a CDS encoding Chromate resistance protein ChrB: protein MLSGSSSFCKSPPNPPGTGSPSGGNCVRQAPCPLSAGVWALPAGLGFQAELECARELCSNGGGTFAIIDASPRDEESRAVIVGAFQAVRVDEWTEFLANCGKFEDETAREVAKKKFTFAELEEEEQSLDRLRGWYRDLKKRDVLELPEAKAAEERLQACVIVLEQHAERVYAAVHSTSQRDAPEPGQVTQELEVPRE, encoded by the coding sequence ATGTTGAGTGGGTCCTCGTCCTTCTGCAAATCCCCTCCGAACCCTCCAGGTACCGGGTCGCCGTCTGGCGGCAACTGCGTAAGACAGGCGCCGTGCCCCCTCTCCGCCGGGGTTTGGGCCCTGCCTGCGGGCCTGGGGTTTCAAGCGGAACTCGAATGCGCCAGGGAGCTGTGCAGCAACGGAGGTGGCACGTTTGCCATCATTGATGCCTCACCGCGCGATGAAGAGTCCAGGGCCGTCATCGTGGGCGCTTTCCAAGCGGTGCGGGTTGATGAATGGACCGAGTTCCTGGCCAATTGCGGCAAGTTCGAGGACGAGACCGCCCGGGAAGTAGCCAAGAAGAAGTTCACGTTCGCCGAGCTGGAGGAAGAAGAACAGAGCCTGGACCGGTTACGGGGCTGGTATCGGGATTTGAAGAAACGTGATGTCCTGGAGCTGCCCGAGGCAAAAGCCGCCGAGGAACGGTTGCAAGCCTGTGTGATCGTGCTGGAGCAGCACGCCGAACGGGTTTATGCCGCCGTCCACTCAACATCGCAGCGAGATGCCCCGGAACCGGGACAAGTGACCCAGGAACTGGAAGTACCCCGGGAATGA
- a CDS encoding IS4 family transposase yields the protein MFDAAINHAPGVFAPGNLGELTGVAPFEMVDAALEAAGGKEHRIRRLPSRVVVYLLLAGALFADQCWKQVYSRLVSGLSVPGKIPAASALSQAMHRVGPAALRELFTLLKGPAVSKQKHETRLAGRLVLAIDGTQIAVPDTDANRASYPKPRGGPNGEAGYPMIRLVAVLTAGTRMLIEAAFGTDAVGELTYVHQLTSCLRPGMVLLGDRNFATYRFFAAVAHTGAVFLFRAKTGANAMILPVLERLPDGSYLSKAAGQPVRVVDAVLTLTTRAATRESGYRLVTTILDPRQAPAEALVRLYHRRWKIETAYCELESQILGGRVLRGRHPGAVAQETWALLVCYQVLRTAISDVTLQDSLADPHRLSFSIALRTARDQVIHAQGILAGATVDWVGHIGAAVLAEPLPAKRRRTRVRVG from the coding sequence ATGTTCGATGCTGCCATCAATCACGCCCCGGGGGTATTCGCCCCCGGTAACCTCGGGGAACTCACCGGTGTGGCCCCGTTCGAGATGGTTGACGCCGCACTGGAAGCGGCGGGCGGCAAGGAACACCGAATACGTAGGCTTCCATCCCGGGTGGTGGTTTACTTGCTGCTCGCCGGGGCGTTGTTCGCCGACCAGTGCTGGAAACAGGTCTACTCCCGCCTGGTTTCGGGGCTCTCAGTGCCGGGGAAAATCCCGGCAGCCTCGGCATTGAGCCAGGCCATGCACCGCGTGGGCCCGGCCGCGCTACGCGAGTTGTTCACCCTGCTCAAGGGACCGGCGGTCAGTAAGCAGAAGCATGAAACCCGCTTAGCCGGCCGCCTGGTCCTGGCCATCGACGGCACCCAAATTGCCGTGCCCGACACCGACGCCAACCGGGCCTCCTACCCCAAACCCCGCGGCGGACCCAACGGGGAAGCCGGGTATCCGATGATCCGGTTGGTCGCGGTCCTCACCGCGGGAACCCGCATGCTCATCGAGGCGGCCTTCGGCACCGATGCCGTGGGAGAGCTGACCTACGTCCACCAACTCACCTCGTGCCTGCGCCCGGGCATGGTGTTGCTCGGGGACCGGAACTTCGCCACCTACAGGTTCTTCGCCGCGGTCGCCCACACGGGGGCGGTTTTCCTCTTCCGTGCCAAGACCGGGGCCAACGCCATGATATTGCCGGTCCTGGAACGCCTGCCCGACGGCTCCTACCTCTCCAAGGCTGCGGGGCAGCCGGTGCGGGTCGTTGACGCGGTCTTGACACTCACCACCCGGGCCGCGACCCGGGAGAGCGGCTACCGTTTGGTCACCACGATCCTTGACCCACGCCAGGCCCCGGCCGAGGCGCTGGTGCGGCTCTACCACCGGCGGTGGAAGATTGAAACTGCGTATTGCGAACTGGAATCACAGATCCTGGGCGGGCGGGTGCTGCGCGGGCGGCACCCCGGAGCCGTTGCCCAGGAAACGTGGGCGTTGCTGGTTTGCTACCAGGTGCTGCGCACCGCAATCAGTGATGTGACACTGCAGGATTCCTTGGCTGATCCCCACCGCTTGTCTTTCAGCATCGCCTTGAGAACCGCTCGTGACCAGGTCATCCATGCCCAAGGAATCCTGGCCGGGGCCACCGTTGACTGGGTGGGGCACATCGGGGCAGCGGTCCTGGCTGAACCACTGCCCGCGAAGCGAAGACGCACGCGGGTGCGGGTGGGTTAA
- a CDS encoding TetR family transcriptional regulator: MALPVKTSRPYDSSARRQGAEHKRQAILDSARTLFLASGYVGTTIAAIAAEAVVSTETIYKTFGSKARLLRDIYNEGLLGVGPVSAEQRSDLLQAEATDGRGLLLALGMFTAEIGPLAAPIRTLIRDAAAQDEQMARLLVEIDQDRYERMLHNARHMVDRNLLATGITAEFAADIMWFYTAPEVCEKLMLGRNWTARELGTFVGKAIGAALLDEGSLD, encoded by the coding sequence ATGGCATTGCCGGTCAAGACATCGCGCCCCTACGATTCTTCCGCACGCCGGCAGGGTGCCGAACACAAACGCCAAGCCATCCTTGACTCGGCGCGCACATTGTTTCTCGCATCTGGATACGTCGGGACCACCATTGCGGCGATCGCCGCAGAGGCCGTTGTTTCCACCGAGACCATCTATAAAACCTTCGGCTCCAAGGCCCGTCTGCTTCGCGACATCTACAACGAGGGCTTGCTGGGAGTAGGTCCGGTGTCAGCCGAACAGCGCTCCGACCTCCTGCAGGCTGAAGCAACTGATGGCAGGGGGCTTCTCCTTGCCCTGGGCATGTTCACTGCGGAGATCGGACCGCTGGCCGCCCCCATTCGCACGCTCATTCGAGATGCCGCAGCCCAGGACGAGCAAATGGCCAGGCTGCTGGTGGAAATCGATCAGGATCGGTATGAGCGCATGCTGCACAACGCCCGCCACATGGTGGACCGTAATCTGCTCGCCACGGGCATCACCGCGGAGTTTGCCGCAGATATCATGTGGTTCTACACGGCCCCCGAGGTTTGCGAGAAGCTGATGCTGGGCCGCAACTGGACTGCGCGCGAGCTCGGTACCTTCGTGGGCAAGGCGATTGGCGCCGCGCTACTTGATGAGGGTTCTCTCGATTAG
- a CDS encoding YkvA family protein: MNWWETLLGFLAGLIAMYLVLLFTLWIYVRHHPETISLKEALRLLPDVLRVIRRMAADKSVPGSVRIKLIMLLVYLLFPLDLVPDFLPVIGHADDLIILAMTLRAVIRSAGPAALRQHWPGTPAGLAIIEKLAGLPPNSNE; the protein is encoded by the coding sequence TTGAACTGGTGGGAGACGTTGCTGGGATTCCTTGCCGGGCTGATTGCCATGTATTTGGTGTTGCTGTTTACTCTCTGGATCTATGTCCGACACCACCCAGAGACAATAAGCCTGAAAGAGGCCTTACGCCTGCTACCGGATGTGCTGCGGGTGATTCGGCGCATGGCCGCCGATAAGTCGGTGCCCGGAAGCGTCCGCATAAAACTCATCATGCTGCTGGTCTACTTACTCTTCCCGCTGGATCTCGTCCCGGACTTCTTGCCCGTCATCGGTCATGCTGATGACCTCATCATTCTGGCGATGACGCTTCGCGCGGTGATCCGTTCCGCCGGACCAGCCGCGTTACGTCAACACTGGCCCGGGACCCCTGCCGGACTGGCAATCATTGAAAAACTCGCAGGACTACCCCCGAATTCGAACGAATGA
- a CDS encoding DUF3618 domain-containing protein yields the protein MSQTPDEIRSDIERTRGHLGADVDALADKVSPASIAHRQSTRVRQSLRGVKDAVMGSAQDAGSTTRSAAHDLGSSVQEAPDRLTARTKGNPVAAGLIAFGVGLLVSSLIPPSEKEKDLASSLVERAEPLTSEISDAAREIVEQLKEPVEHAVQSVRETAVGSVETIKSETIDAATDIKKQGQTARDHLTQ from the coding sequence ATGAGCCAAACGCCAGATGAAATTCGTTCGGATATCGAACGTACCCGCGGTCATCTGGGTGCCGATGTGGACGCATTGGCCGATAAGGTCAGCCCCGCAAGCATCGCCCACCGCCAGAGCACCAGGGTCCGCCAGTCGTTGCGCGGAGTCAAGGACGCTGTCATGGGCAGTGCCCAGGATGCGGGTTCAACCACCCGTTCTGCCGCTCACGACTTAGGGAGCTCCGTCCAGGAGGCACCGGATCGGCTGACGGCACGGACGAAGGGCAACCCGGTCGCAGCAGGCCTCATTGCGTTCGGAGTCGGTCTTTTGGTTTCTTCCTTGATTCCGCCCAGTGAGAAGGAGAAGGATCTGGCCTCCTCGTTGGTGGAACGCGCCGAACCACTGACCAGTGAAATCTCCGATGCCGCGCGAGAAATAGTCGAACAGCTCAAAGAGCCGGTCGAGCACGCCGTCCAATCCGTACGGGAAACGGCCGTGGGGTCGGTGGAGACCATCAAATCCGAGACGATCGATGCCGCCACCGACATCAAGAAACAGGGCCAGACGGCGAGGGACCACCTCACACAGTAG